One Tachypleus tridentatus isolate NWPU-2018 chromosome 3, ASM421037v1, whole genome shotgun sequence DNA window includes the following coding sequences:
- the LOC143247902 gene encoding uncharacterized protein LOC143247902, which yields MVVFSAFGGQLRALLLIKSSNLLIDNLEELVETRDLQPLILNGGSFHDVLQKSNEGTLNERLLTRTEQGHGLKSFSQLLSDPVFDSIERGSHAVITNLDAIRFGLSQRASKKNSCSAYVVDETIFNQAYSVAFSKQLNRTLVEKFNKL from the exons ATGGTGGTGTTTTCAGCTTTCGGAGGGCAACTGAGGGCTTTGTTGTTAATTAAGAGCTCCAATCTTTTGATTGACAACCTGGAAGAGCTAGTGGAGACCCGTGACCTACAGCCATTGATTCTGAACGGAGGATCTTTCCATGACGTTCTACAG aaaagCAACGAGGGTACTTTGAATGAGAGGCTGCTGACAAGAACTGAACAAGGTCATGGTCTTAAGTCATTTTCCCAACTGCTCTCAGATCCAGTCTTTGACTCAATTGAAAGAGGAAGTCACGCCGTTATAACGAACCTAGATGCAATTCGTTTTGGTTTATCACAAAGAGCCTCTAAAAAAAATAGTTGCAGTGCCTATGTTGTTGACGAGACGATTTTTAACCAAGCCTACTCAGTAGCATTTTCAAAACAGCTAAATAGAACACTGGtggagaaattcaacaaactgtAA